From the genome of Brevibacterium sp. JSBI002, one region includes:
- a CDS encoding DUF6114 domain-containing protein, with amino-acid sequence MRDSAANGQPTDERGAAEQEDTVQKTSLLALSRRSRRADERSDHSVSGVETAEFAVPTPETGDADNSKGAEMTEGAENKRQRFKQWRRQRPFIGGVLAILGGIELFFSGQLDLGNMQIQFGIEGLQATVVPITIVVLALLSIFRPTHHVFYGIIALVLAVYSLIGVNLGGFIIGMLLSTIGAILVVAWMGPRGPKESEAAEGETA; translated from the coding sequence ATGAGGGACTCAGCAGCCAACGGGCAGCCGACCGATGAACGGGGGGCCGCCGAACAGGAGGACACCGTGCAGAAGACGAGCCTGCTTGCGCTGTCCCGGCGGAGTCGACGCGCCGATGAGCGGAGCGACCATTCCGTCTCCGGCGTCGAGACGGCAGAATTCGCCGTCCCGACGCCGGAGACGGGGGATGCTGACAACAGCAAGGGAGCCGAGATGACCGAAGGCGCCGAGAACAAGCGCCAGAGGTTCAAGCAATGGCGTCGGCAGCGTCCCTTCATCGGAGGCGTGCTTGCCATCCTCGGAGGAATCGAACTGTTCTTCTCGGGTCAGCTGGACCTCGGCAATATGCAGATCCAGTTCGGCATCGAGGGTCTGCAGGCAACGGTCGTTCCGATCACCATCGTCGTCCTCGCTCTGCTGTCAATCTTCCGTCCCACGCATCATGTGTTCTACGGGATCATCGCTCTCGTCCTCGCAGTCTATTCACTCATCGGAGTGAACCTCGGCGGGTTCATCATCGGCATGCTGCTGTCCACCATCGGCGCGATCCTGGTCGTCGCATGGATGGGACCGCGCGGGCCGAAGGAGTCCGAAGCCGCTGAGGGGGAGACTGCATGA